In Opitutaceae bacterium TAV5, one genomic interval encodes:
- a CDS encoding peptidase S14, with translation MMTCRLLCLFLSLTFAGASFPALYSQPQPVATPPPDEPAAIDTGTVDETGPDDATDAAGKDAKTESRPEKPDPLAGLKQEKERLALENSLAEEKLKQQLADLNAEKSRLSAEIALAQERSRKAALEQQEEIARLRQATELINQRLASAQAERTAASAAEIAELNQKREKLQAENALVAAQDEARLRSIKLETQEIQLKLQQTQLALQQMQAERGVLDFEIAKLNSQLDLRDKRDRLRNLVKHEIVYTKTPFQDGVLTISDRRIPLNGVISMRTADYIQERIDYFNNQNSDYPIFIVIDSSPGGSVMAGYKILKAMEGSAAPVYTVVKSFAASMAAGITTLAKESYAYPNALILHHQILSFSYGNLTEQREGVRDLEEWWRRLAAPIAQKMGISLDEFIKQMYSNRSTGDWIVFGDKAREIKWVDHIVTTIREESLDRNPDSVARAPSADDGRRFGGELEKVDDSGRAYQLLPRLNPLDCYYLYNPDGYYRLTR, from the coding sequence ATGATGACCTGCCGCCTGTTATGCCTGTTCCTGTCGCTCACGTTTGCCGGCGCCTCCTTCCCGGCGCTTTATTCCCAACCCCAGCCGGTGGCGACGCCACCTCCCGACGAACCTGCGGCAATCGACACCGGAACCGTCGATGAAACCGGACCTGACGATGCCACGGACGCCGCCGGCAAAGACGCGAAGACGGAGAGCCGGCCGGAAAAGCCCGACCCGCTCGCCGGCCTGAAACAGGAAAAGGAGCGTCTCGCGCTCGAAAACAGCCTCGCCGAGGAAAAACTCAAACAGCAACTCGCCGATCTCAACGCCGAGAAAAGCCGTCTGTCCGCCGAAATCGCGCTCGCCCAGGAGCGCAGCCGCAAGGCCGCTCTCGAACAGCAGGAGGAAATCGCCCGCCTCAGGCAGGCCACCGAGCTCATCAACCAGCGCCTCGCCTCCGCCCAGGCCGAACGCACCGCCGCCTCCGCCGCCGAAATCGCCGAGCTGAACCAGAAGCGCGAAAAACTTCAGGCCGAAAACGCCCTCGTCGCCGCGCAGGACGAAGCCCGGCTGCGCTCCATCAAACTCGAAACCCAGGAAATCCAGCTGAAACTCCAGCAAACCCAGCTTGCCCTCCAGCAGATGCAGGCCGAGCGCGGCGTGCTGGATTTCGAAATCGCCAAGCTCAACAGCCAGCTCGATCTCCGCGACAAGCGCGACCGCCTCCGCAATCTCGTCAAACACGAGATCGTCTACACCAAAACCCCGTTCCAGGACGGCGTCCTCACGATCAGCGACCGCCGCATCCCGCTCAACGGCGTCATCAGCATGCGCACCGCCGACTACATCCAGGAGCGCATCGACTACTTCAACAACCAGAACTCCGATTACCCCATCTTCATCGTGATCGACAGTTCGCCCGGCGGTTCCGTCATGGCCGGCTACAAGATCCTCAAGGCGATGGAAGGCAGCGCCGCCCCGGTTTACACCGTCGTCAAGTCCTTCGCCGCGAGCATGGCCGCCGGCATCACGACCCTGGCGAAAGAATCGTACGCGTATCCCAACGCGCTCATCCTGCATCACCAGATACTTTCCTTCTCGTATGGCAACCTCACCGAACAACGCGAAGGCGTGCGCGACCTCGAGGAGTGGTGGCGCCGCCTCGCCGCGCCCATCGCGCAGAAGATGGGCATCAGCCTGGACGAGTTCATCAAGCAGATGTACTCCAACCGGAGCACCGGTGACTGGATTGTCTTCGGCGACAAGGCGCGCGAGATCAAGTGGGTGGACCACATCGTGACAACGATCCGCGAAGAGTCGCTGGACCGGAATCCCGACAGCGTGGCGCGAGCTCCCTCCGCTGATGATGGCCGCCGCTTCGGGGGCGAACTGGAAAAAGTGGATGACTCCGGCCGCGCCTACCAGCTCCTCCCGCGGCTCAATCCGCTCGATTGTTACTACCTGTACAACCCCGACGGATACTACCGGCTGACGCGATAA
- a CDS encoding N-terminal cleavage protein: MHTSPAIPVKNTKPESTNLPGPAPKRSRAFTLIELLAVIAIIGILAAILIPTVGKVRESARAAQCLGNLRQIGAAMILYANENKDALPYGTGISGDENGRRWSEVIATYAGFKTPTGDIPAGKIFWCPSEKNLPVSGWCWKFSHYGCNPQISPGVQSSWSSIPAKIRLGEIPRASQTFIAIDSTVNTNTAPDSEAIASYGVYGQTGVQSSGADWLANANKPMPREDIPYKDNRRVSFRHKDRANLVFADGHAAAFAEGQLQYRHAQIKY, from the coding sequence ATGCACACTTCCCCCGCCATCCCCGTGAAAAACACCAAGCCCGAATCCACGAATTTACCAGGTCCCGCCCCGAAGCGGAGTCGGGCCTTCACCCTGATCGAGTTGCTGGCGGTGATCGCCATCATCGGCATTCTTGCCGCGATTCTCATCCCGACGGTCGGCAAGGTGCGGGAGTCTGCCCGCGCGGCCCAATGCCTGGGCAACCTTCGCCAGATCGGAGCGGCGATGATCCTTTACGCGAACGAAAACAAGGACGCCCTGCCCTACGGAACCGGTATCAGCGGTGACGAGAACGGCAGACGCTGGTCGGAAGTTATCGCCACTTACGCCGGCTTCAAAACGCCGACGGGCGACATTCCGGCCGGCAAAATCTTCTGGTGCCCCTCCGAAAAGAACCTGCCCGTCTCCGGCTGGTGCTGGAAGTTTTCGCACTACGGCTGCAACCCGCAAATCTCGCCCGGCGTCCAGAGTTCATGGTCGAGCATTCCGGCCAAAATCCGCCTGGGCGAGATTCCGCGCGCCTCGCAAACCTTCATCGCGATTGATTCCACGGTGAACACAAACACGGCTCCGGACTCCGAGGCCATCGCCTCCTACGGCGTGTATGGCCAGACTGGCGTTCAGAGTTCCGGGGCCGACTGGTTGGCCAACGCCAACAAGCCCATGCCGCGCGAGGATATTCCCTACAAGGACAACCGCCGCGTCAGTTTCCGCCACAAAGACCGCGCCAATCTTGTTTTTGCGGATGGTCATGCCGCCGCCTTCGCCGAAGGCCAGCTCCAGTACCGCCATGCCCAGATCAAATACTGA
- a CDS encoding phosphomethylpyrimidine kinase: MIPNLLTIAGVDPSGGAGVFADLKTFSALGAYGTGVIAALTAQNTQGVTGVQPVPVAFIVQQIDTLFADVRIDAVKLGMLGDAATVTTVADGLRRHHVRRLVVDPVMVAKSGHHLLAREAVDALRREILPLAEVLTPNLPEAAVLLGNRPAPRTLDEMRDAARALRALGPRIIMLKGGHLDGPESIDIVDDGRAQYELRAPRVSTKNTHGTGCTLSAAIAALLPHAADPIDAIRAAKDYISKAIAASGQLDVGHGHGPVHHFHALWLRRGCGCSPS; the protein is encoded by the coding sequence ATGATTCCCAACCTTCTCACCATCGCCGGCGTCGATCCCTCGGGCGGGGCCGGCGTGTTTGCCGACCTCAAGACCTTTTCCGCGCTCGGCGCTTACGGCACCGGCGTCATTGCCGCGCTCACCGCGCAAAACACGCAGGGCGTCACCGGCGTGCAGCCCGTGCCGGTCGCGTTCATCGTACAACAAATCGACACGCTTTTTGCCGACGTGCGCATCGATGCCGTCAAGCTCGGCATGCTCGGCGACGCCGCCACGGTGACGACCGTGGCCGACGGCCTGCGCCGCCACCATGTGCGCCGGCTCGTGGTCGATCCCGTGATGGTGGCGAAAAGCGGCCACCACCTGCTGGCCCGCGAAGCCGTGGATGCCCTGCGCCGCGAGATCCTGCCGCTCGCCGAAGTGCTTACCCCCAACCTGCCCGAGGCCGCCGTCCTCCTCGGAAACCGGCCCGCGCCGCGCACGCTCGACGAAATGCGCGATGCCGCCCGCGCCTTGCGCGCCCTCGGCCCCCGGATCATCATGCTCAAGGGCGGCCACCTCGACGGACCCGAGAGCATCGACATCGTGGACGACGGTCGCGCCCAATACGAACTGCGCGCCCCGCGTGTATCCACGAAAAACACACACGGCACCGGTTGCACGCTCTCCGCTGCCATCGCCGCGCTGCTGCCGCACGCCGCCGACCCGATCGACGCCATCCGCGCCGCCAAGGATTACATCAGCAAGGCCATCGCCGCCTCCGGCCAGCTCGACGTCGGCCACGGTCACGGCCCCGTCCACCACTTCCACGCCCTCTGGCTGCGCCGCGGCTGCGGCTGCAGCCCGTCGTAG
- a CDS encoding thiamine-phosphate pyrophosphorylase, whose product MPPDVSSAASPARPAPDYTLYLVTDAPSRYRPGGDRAALLHAVDAAVAGGVGIVQYRATRGGKGERYKTALALRDLLRPRGVPLIVNDHIDLALAVDADGAHVGQDDLPADVARRLLGPRKLLGLSITHPSQLAASVLDPAAGLVDYLGVGPVFPTGSKDDAAPALGLETFAQIVRASTLPVVAIGGISGKNAAALFAAGAAGLAVVSALSAADDPAAAARTLRSLKN is encoded by the coding sequence ATGCCGCCTGACGTTTCCTCCGCCGCCTCTCCGGCGCGCCCCGCGCCCGACTACACACTCTACCTCGTCACCGATGCGCCTTCACGTTATCGACCCGGCGGCGACCGCGCGGCGTTGTTGCACGCGGTCGATGCGGCCGTTGCCGGCGGCGTCGGCATCGTGCAATACCGCGCCACCCGCGGCGGCAAAGGTGAACGCTACAAAACCGCGCTCGCCCTCCGCGACCTCCTCCGCCCCCGCGGAGTGCCGCTGATTGTGAATGACCACATCGATCTCGCGCTCGCCGTCGATGCCGATGGCGCGCACGTCGGCCAGGACGACCTCCCGGCGGATGTCGCCCGCCGCCTGCTCGGACCGCGCAAACTCCTTGGTCTCTCGATCACGCATCCGTCCCAGCTGGCGGCGTCCGTCCTCGATCCGGCGGCCGGCCTCGTGGACTACCTCGGCGTCGGCCCCGTGTTCCCGACCGGTTCGAAAGACGACGCCGCGCCCGCGCTCGGGCTCGAAACCTTTGCGCAGATCGTCCGCGCCAGCACGCTGCCCGTGGTCGCCATCGGCGGCATTTCGGGAAAAAACGCCGCCGCCCTCTTCGCTGCCGGAGCCGCCGGCCTCGCCGTCGTTTCCGCGCTCTCTGCCGCCGATGATCCCGCTGCCGCCGCGCGCACCCTCCGCTCTTTGAAAAACTGA
- a CDS encoding Biotin-protein ligase, which translates to MRCHALRFCVALLLANGVHAGQMTATPALAAGHEDPGAFACAAITGPGPSRSLRVGVFRRDDRDAGSTLNYEAFASRANRLPGVTLTPLSPRDYARADLSRFDVLVFPGGNSGAQGRSIGEKGRAAIRRYVDNGGGYLGICAGAYLATTGYPWSLGILNARTVSPHNWARGEGRVDVQLSESGRSLLGDYPQAISITYANGPILEPLNRADLPGYTVDAWYRSEIAENGTPHNVMINSPAFVRATYGRGRIVAISPHPELTPGLENVVPRVLLWLATGDQPVTPPSASLAMTDTPARR; encoded by the coding sequence ATGCGTTGCCACGCGCTTCGTTTCTGCGTGGCCCTGTTGCTCGCCAACGGGGTTCACGCCGGGCAAATGACTGCCACGCCCGCCCTTGCCGCGGGCCACGAGGATCCGGGCGCCTTCGCCTGCGCCGCCATCACCGGCCCCGGCCCTTCGCGCAGCCTGCGCGTGGGTGTCTTCCGGCGCGACGATCGCGATGCCGGTTCGACGCTCAACTATGAGGCATTTGCCAGCCGTGCGAACCGGCTGCCCGGTGTCACCCTCACGCCTCTCTCGCCGCGGGACTACGCCCGCGCCGACCTGTCCCGATTCGATGTGCTCGTGTTTCCCGGCGGCAACAGCGGAGCCCAAGGCCGCAGCATCGGCGAAAAAGGCCGCGCCGCGATCCGCCGCTATGTCGATAACGGCGGCGGCTACCTCGGCATCTGCGCCGGCGCCTATCTCGCCACGACCGGTTATCCGTGGAGTCTCGGCATCCTCAATGCCCGCACCGTCTCGCCTCACAACTGGGCGCGCGGCGAAGGCCGCGTGGATGTGCAGCTCTCCGAAAGCGGCCGGTCGTTGCTCGGCGATTATCCGCAGGCCATTTCCATCACCTACGCCAACGGCCCGATTCTCGAGCCGCTGAACCGCGCCGACCTTCCCGGCTACACGGTGGACGCGTGGTACCGCAGCGAGATCGCCGAAAACGGCACCCCGCACAACGTGATGATCAACTCGCCCGCATTCGTCCGCGCCACCTATGGCCGTGGCCGCATTGTCGCGATCAGCCCGCATCCCGAACTCACGCCCGGCCTGGAAAACGTTGTCCCGCGCGTCCTGCTCTGGCTCGCCACCGGTGATCAGCCCGTGACGCCGCCCTCCGCCTCGCTGGCGATGACCGACACGCCGGCTCGCCGCTGA
- a CDS encoding hydroxyethylthiazole kinase, with the protein MSTRNAISATPATTLEEVALVLERLRARHPLVHCLTNDVVKGFTANVLLAIGAAPAMVEHPEEAAQFAPFADALLVNLGTLTEQQIVAMRRAIATARGAGRPWVLDPVAVGPLEVRTRFAREIVNESPALVRGNASEIIALAGESGAGRGRGVDSGDPAEAALDAARRLAAQTAGAVVVTGAIDYATDGARTVAIANGHPLMTRVTGVGCAMSAVAAACAAVADSPLRAGAATAVLMGLAGDLAAGRATRPGSFQIALLDALDELSPELVRTRGKLHAA; encoded by the coding sequence ATGTCCACCAGGAACGCCATCTCTGCCACTCCGGCCACGACACTCGAGGAGGTTGCCCTCGTGCTCGAACGCCTCCGCGCCCGCCATCCGCTGGTGCATTGCCTGACCAACGATGTCGTCAAGGGGTTTACCGCCAACGTCCTCCTCGCCATCGGCGCCGCGCCCGCGATGGTCGAGCACCCGGAGGAAGCCGCGCAATTCGCCCCGTTTGCCGACGCGCTGCTCGTCAACCTCGGCACACTCACCGAACAACAGATCGTGGCCATGCGCCGCGCCATCGCCACCGCCCGCGGGGCCGGGCGCCCCTGGGTGCTCGATCCCGTCGCCGTCGGCCCGCTGGAAGTCCGCACCCGCTTCGCCCGCGAGATCGTCAACGAATCCCCCGCGCTCGTCCGCGGCAACGCCTCCGAGATCATCGCCCTCGCCGGCGAGAGCGGCGCCGGACGCGGCCGCGGCGTCGATAGCGGCGACCCCGCCGAGGCCGCCCTCGACGCCGCCCGCCGCCTCGCCGCGCAGACCGCCGGCGCAGTCGTGGTCACCGGCGCGATCGACTACGCAACCGACGGCGCCCGCACGGTGGCCATCGCCAACGGCCATCCGCTGATGACGCGTGTCACCGGCGTCGGCTGCGCCATGAGCGCCGTGGCCGCCGCCTGCGCCGCCGTGGCCGACTCGCCGCTCCGGGCGGGCGCGGCCACCGCCGTGCTCATGGGTCTGGCCGGCGACCTCGCCGCCGGACGCGCCACGCGTCCGGGCTCCTTCCAGATCGCGCTGCTCGATGCGCTCGACGAACTCTCGCCCGAACTCGTGCGAACCCGGGGAAAACTTCATGCCGCCTGA
- a CDS encoding riboflavin synthase subunit alpha → MFTGIIEETGTVESFTKGDDAWKLRLATRLPREDIAPGDSIAINGCCLTVTGFDADFIRFDLLEETYRLTNIGKLAPGSAVNLECSLRFGGKMGGHFVTGHIDGQGVIEIFEQRGSDYYLRVKAPAGTGLNLIEKGSIAIDGISLTVAEVEGDTFAVWLIPTTITVTNLRTRRPGDHVNLEFDMLGKYVQKLAAAHLVGQTQAA, encoded by the coding sequence ATGTTTACCGGTATCATTGAGGAAACGGGCACCGTCGAATCCTTCACCAAGGGTGACGATGCATGGAAACTCCGCCTCGCCACGCGGCTCCCGCGCGAGGACATCGCCCCGGGCGACAGCATCGCGATCAACGGCTGCTGTCTCACCGTCACCGGGTTCGACGCCGATTTCATCCGGTTCGACCTCCTCGAGGAGACCTATCGCCTCACCAACATCGGCAAGCTCGCGCCCGGCTCGGCCGTCAACCTCGAGTGCAGCCTGCGCTTCGGCGGCAAGATGGGCGGCCACTTCGTCACTGGCCACATCGACGGCCAGGGCGTCATCGAGATTTTCGAGCAGCGCGGCAGCGATTATTACCTGCGCGTGAAGGCGCCGGCCGGCACCGGGCTCAACCTGATCGAAAAGGGCAGCATTGCCATCGACGGCATCTCGTTGACGGTGGCCGAAGTCGAGGGCGACACGTTCGCCGTCTGGCTCATCCCGACCACGATCACCGTCACCAACCTGCGCACCCGCCGGCCCGGTGACCACGTGAACCTCGAATTCGACATGCTCGGCAAGTATGTCCAGAAACTCGCCGCCGCGCACCTCGTCGGCCAGACGCAAGCCGCCTGA
- a CDS encoding LacI family transcriptional regulator, with protein MTTFRRVTMQDIAAMAGVHQTTVSLALRNRPVLPEATRERIREIARQLGYRPDPVLGALRAHRRTAPVQDISGATGSVVAARRGFSIAFLTAAATADQWKRAPGYVRSRQGIDQRAAETGYHVEEFWFDREHMTPRRATQILRARNVSGIVVVPLPTPAPLDLDWRHFACVSLTFSLLDASMHTVCNHHWETIRLACGRLQALGYRRIGLALNENSNNRVRSIWSGGVLEHNSRQPARQRVPPWMPASPLPREGFVAWLRQHRPDVILTIPPHLASVRPWLQAEGLRVPADIGVATLDCMAPDDEVSGVYQEPEVIGRTAVDILAGLIQRNDLGLPGHPQATFIRGSWVDGKTTRPQ; from the coding sequence ATGACGACTTTCCGGCGAGTGACGATGCAGGATATCGCGGCCATGGCGGGTGTGCACCAGACGACGGTGTCGCTCGCGCTTCGCAACCGTCCCGTTTTGCCGGAGGCCACCCGCGAGCGCATCCGGGAGATCGCCCGCCAACTCGGCTACCGTCCCGATCCCGTGCTCGGAGCCCTGCGTGCGCACCGGCGTACCGCTCCCGTGCAGGACATCTCCGGTGCGACGGGCAGCGTGGTCGCAGCCCGTCGCGGTTTTTCAATCGCGTTTCTCACCGCCGCGGCGACGGCCGACCAGTGGAAACGGGCGCCGGGCTACGTGCGCAGCCGACAGGGAATTGACCAGCGCGCGGCCGAGACGGGTTACCATGTCGAGGAGTTCTGGTTCGACCGCGAGCACATGACGCCGCGGCGCGCCACCCAGATTCTGCGTGCGCGCAACGTGTCGGGTATCGTCGTCGTCCCCCTGCCGACACCCGCGCCGCTCGATCTCGACTGGCGTCATTTCGCCTGTGTCTCGCTGACGTTCTCGTTGCTCGACGCCTCGATGCACACCGTGTGCAATCACCACTGGGAGACCATCCGGTTGGCCTGCGGACGTCTGCAGGCGCTCGGCTACCGCCGTATCGGGCTTGCCCTCAATGAAAACAGCAACAACCGCGTGCGTTCCATCTGGTCCGGCGGCGTGCTCGAACATAACAGCCGGCAACCTGCACGGCAACGCGTGCCTCCCTGGATGCCGGCAAGCCCGCTGCCGAGGGAGGGTTTCGTGGCCTGGCTGCGCCAGCACCGTCCCGACGTCATCCTGACCATCCCGCCGCATCTGGCCTCGGTACGACCGTGGTTGCAGGCCGAAGGGCTTCGGGTACCGGCCGACATCGGGGTCGCGACACTCGACTGCATGGCGCCCGACGACGAGGTTTCCGGTGTGTATCAGGAACCGGAAGTCATCGGCCGCACCGCGGTGGACATCCTCGCCGGCCTTATCCAGCGCAACGATCTCGGCCTGCCCGGGCACCCGCAGGCGACCTTTATCCGGGGCTCATGGGTCGACGGGAAAACCACGAGACCGCAGTAA
- a CDS encoding peptide methionine sulfoxide reductase, with protein MNLFAAFCMPGMLLLATLLPGCDGARTSLPDKAGAPAPSSPVSSDSPPLPSTSSIPMPDKVVKTDAEWRARLTPLQFHILREKGTERPGTGEYLNNEAAGVYVCAGCGQELFSSEAKFESHCGWPSFYKPVTKEAVVNSRDTSHGMDRVEITCPRCGGHLGHVFPDGPEPTGLRYCLNSAALKFVPARKAEAK; from the coding sequence ATGAACCTGTTCGCCGCCTTCTGCATGCCGGGCATGCTGCTCCTGGCCACGCTCCTCCCGGGGTGTGACGGCGCCCGGACGTCGCTGCCGGACAAGGCCGGGGCTCCGGCGCCTTCTTCTCCCGTTTCCTCTGACTCACCACCGCTTCCGTCAACCTCCTCCATTCCCATGCCCGACAAAGTCGTCAAAACCGATGCCGAGTGGCGCGCCCGCCTCACGCCGCTGCAATTCCACATCCTCCGCGAAAAAGGCACCGAGCGCCCCGGCACCGGTGAGTACCTCAACAACGAGGCCGCCGGCGTCTATGTATGCGCGGGTTGCGGCCAGGAGCTGTTTTCGTCGGAGGCGAAATTCGAATCACACTGCGGCTGGCCGAGCTTTTACAAGCCGGTCACCAAGGAGGCGGTGGTCAATTCGCGCGACACCAGCCACGGCATGGACCGGGTGGAGATCACCTGTCCGCGGTGCGGCGGGCATCTCGGGCACGTGTTCCCCGACGGTCCGGAACCGACGGGGCTGCGTTATTGCCTGAACTCGGCGGCGCTGAAATTCGTGCCGGCGAGGAAGGCGGAAGCGAAGTAG
- a CDS encoding DNA polymerase: MRASLRALTDELKRLKADGVTALSVSPESIALLREAVGKLQAASPSSPPAGATGSDAGIRRSGGVPAAGRAPARPSDPAGLGSRPAAGTPPLREQADSTSGYASSSAAVPAPRPAVRIPAAAPAPELPPPPEVTLPAGDKAARWAWLKDFVTGHPVCRAHVRPGKQVVLGVGSLDAKIMFVGEAPGAEEEVQGEPFVGPAGQLLTRMIAAMGLKREQVYIGNIMNWRPQIPTPEGHEQIGNRPPSPEEMTFCLPFFRAQVEIVDPDVLVALGSTAAQGMLGVGSFTTLGSIRGRWREFGGKPLMVTYHPSYILRNQSSRSKRMIWEDLLKVMERVGLPVSEKQRGYFL; this comes from the coding sequence ATGCGCGCTTCCCTCCGCGCCCTCACCGACGAACTGAAACGCCTCAAGGCCGACGGCGTGACGGCGCTGTCGGTCTCGCCGGAAAGCATCGCCCTCCTCCGTGAAGCCGTGGGCAAACTCCAGGCCGCATCGCCCTCCTCCCCCCCTGCGGGCGCAACCGGAAGTGATGCCGGCATCCGACGGAGCGGCGGCGTCCCCGCCGCCGGACGCGCGCCAGCGCGCCCTTCCGATCCTGCGGGACTGGGGTCCCGTCCGGCGGCGGGGACGCCGCCGCTCCGGGAACAGGCTGACAGCACTTCCGGTTACGCCTCCTCCTCTGCTGCCGTCCCCGCACCGCGGCCCGCCGTCCGCATCCCGGCCGCAGCGCCTGCGCCGGAACTGCCGCCGCCGCCCGAGGTCACGCTGCCCGCGGGTGACAAGGCTGCCCGCTGGGCCTGGCTGAAAGACTTCGTCACCGGCCACCCCGTCTGTCGCGCCCACGTCCGCCCCGGCAAACAGGTGGTGCTCGGCGTCGGCTCGCTCGACGCGAAAATCATGTTCGTCGGCGAAGCGCCTGGCGCCGAAGAGGAAGTCCAGGGCGAACCCTTCGTCGGCCCCGCCGGCCAGCTCCTCACCCGCATGATCGCGGCGATGGGTCTGAAACGGGAGCAGGTTTACATCGGCAACATCATGAACTGGCGTCCGCAGATCCCGACGCCCGAAGGCCACGAACAGATCGGCAACCGCCCGCCTTCGCCCGAGGAAATGACGTTTTGCCTGCCGTTTTTCCGCGCCCAGGTGGAGATCGTCGATCCCGATGTGCTGGTGGCGCTCGGCTCGACGGCCGCGCAGGGCATGCTCGGCGTCGGCAGCTTCACGACACTCGGCTCCATCCGCGGCCGCTGGCGCGAGTTTGGCGGCAAGCCGCTCATGGTGACGTACCACCCCAGCTACATCCTGCGCAACCAGTCCAGCCGCTCCAAGCGCATGATCTGGGAAGACCTGCTCAAGGTCATGGAGCGCGTCGGCCTGCCGGTTTCGGAAAAACAGCGGGGATATTTTCTGTAG
- a CDS encoding thiamine-monophosphate kinase, with protein sequence MHPFTDTFSESVTAQGERGLIEAIRGWLGGTAPRPPHGMGDDCAVLPARREAGRHGGARRQLVTVDPVIYGQHFDDGVSPQNAGAKLLRRNLSDIAAMGGRPHSAVVALMLDGRVKTAWVEGFYRGMARVARRHGVALVGGDVAALPGGLAATLTLVGDAPSARGSRVLRRDGARPGDRIYVTGRLGGSLASGRHFSFTPRLAEGAWLAGRREVRAMMDISDGLAKDLFALTPAGCAPALEEAALPRHRNCDTRSALCDGEDYELLLAVAARADRTAFEAAWRKKFPGLRLTCIGRFVPAGQLPPGALDLREFHGFEHLYCRNEDTCGVFHPDQDHDHR encoded by the coding sequence GTGCATCCGTTTACCGACACGTTTTCCGAATCCGTCACCGCGCAGGGGGAGCGCGGGTTGATCGAGGCCATCCGGGGCTGGCTGGGCGGCACGGCGCCGCGTCCGCCGCACGGCATGGGCGATGATTGCGCCGTATTGCCGGCGCGCCGGGAAGCGGGCCGGCATGGCGGGGCGCGCCGCCAGCTCGTTACCGTCGATCCGGTGATTTACGGGCAACATTTCGACGATGGCGTGAGTCCGCAGAACGCCGGCGCCAAGCTGCTGCGGCGCAACCTGAGCGACATCGCGGCGATGGGCGGCCGGCCGCATTCGGCGGTGGTGGCGCTGATGCTCGACGGGCGCGTGAAGACGGCCTGGGTGGAGGGTTTTTATCGCGGCATGGCTCGCGTCGCGCGCAGGCACGGCGTGGCCCTCGTCGGAGGGGACGTGGCGGCATTGCCGGGCGGCCTGGCGGCCACGCTGACACTGGTCGGCGATGCGCCGTCTGCTCGCGGGAGCCGTGTGCTGCGTCGCGACGGAGCCCGGCCGGGAGACCGGATTTATGTGACCGGCAGGCTCGGCGGCAGCCTCGCGAGCGGGCGGCATTTTTCCTTCACGCCGCGGCTGGCCGAAGGCGCTTGGCTGGCCGGGCGGCGCGAGGTCCGGGCGATGATGGATATCAGCGACGGGCTGGCGAAAGACCTGTTCGCACTGACGCCCGCCGGCTGCGCGCCTGCGCTGGAGGAGGCGGCGCTGCCTCGTCACCGAAATTGTGATACGCGATCGGCGCTCTGCGACGGCGAGGACTACGAACTGCTGCTGGCAGTCGCGGCGCGGGCGGACCGGACGGCGTTCGAGGCGGCGTGGCGCAAAAAATTCCCGGGGCTGCGGCTCACCTGCATCGGGCGGTTCGTGCCCGCCGGGCAACTGCCCCCGGGCGCGCTCGATCTGCGGGAGTTTCACGGATTCGAACATCTTTACTGTCGGAATGAGGATACCTGCGGAGTTTTTCATCCAGACCAAGACCATGACCATCGTTGA